The following proteins are encoded in a genomic region of Triticum dicoccoides isolate Atlit2015 ecotype Zavitan chromosome 1B, WEW_v2.0, whole genome shotgun sequence:
- the LOC119337801 gene encoding plastidal glycolate/glycerate translocator 1, chloroplastic-like, producing MAAMMGISALRSHHPLPLSTARPATALPRATSPTSHQPRSLTLLRCRCRCRRSLPHSCCSSSPRASLSPGAPDSAAFMALAPNNAALRHRLIAPNSTAGSGDGAATGGLPSVLGIAHLAVSLGIVLASDKYLKQAFVAASIKFPSALFGMFCIFSVLLVLDTVAPALAKGFMDFFEPATLFIQRWLPLFYVPSLVVLPLAVRDIPAASGLKICLITLGGWFASLAVAGYTALTVRKIVKTELIAAEPMGKPSAFVTLEFWAWGAVFVASFATAFVNPTALGTTARTCLPFMLASTVLGYMVGSGLPAGIKKLLHPIICCALSANLSAVAYGYLSGSGIDAALGDYLTKVPSNPGAGDVLMGFLGSVILSFAFSMFKQRKLVKRHAAEIFTSIAIASTFSLYSTAILGRLIGLEPTLTISILPRCITVALALSIVSFFEGANTSLTAAVVVLTGLIGANFVQAAMDKLGLNDPIARGIGTASSAHGLGTAALSAKEPEALPFCAIAYALTGIFGSLICSSPAVRQSLVFIAG from the exons ATGGCCGCGATGATGGGGATTTCCGCTTTGCGCTCCCACCACCCGCTCCCCCTGTCGACCGCGCGCCCGGCCACGGCTCTCCCCCGCGCCACGTCGCCGACGTCGCACCAACCCAGGTCGCTCACGCTTCTACGATGCCGATGCCGATGCCGACGCAGCCTCCCCCATTCTTGCTGCAGCTCCTCTCCTCGTGCCTCGCTCTCACCGGGCGCCCCCGACTCGGCCGCTTTCATGGCATTGGCTCCCAACAATGCCGCCCTTCGCCACCGCCTCATCGCCCCCAACTCCACCGCCGGCTCCGGAGACGGCGCTGCCACCGGAGGCCTGCCCAGC GTTCTTGGCATCGCGCACCTGGCGGTGTCGCTTGGCATCGTGCTGGCGTCGGACAAGTACCTGAAGCAGGCGTTCGTGGCCGCGTCCATCAAGTTTCCCAGCGCCCTCTTCGGCATGTTCTGCATCTTCTCCGTGCTCCTCGTCCTCGACACCGTCGCGCCGGCGCTGGCCAAGGGCTTCATGGACTTCTTCGAGCCCGCCACGCTCTTCATCCAGAGGTGGCTGCCGCTCTTCTACGTCCCCTCCCTCGTCGTCCTGCCCCTCGCCGTCAGGGACATCCCGGCCGCCTCCGGCCTCAAGATCTGCCTGATCACAC TCGGTGGCTGGTTCGCTTCGCTGGCGGTGGCGGGGTACACGGCGCTGACCGTGAGGAAGATCGTCAAGACGGAGCTCATCGCGGCCGAGCCGATGGGCAAGCCGTCCGCCTTCGTGACGTTGGAGTTCTGGGCGTGGGGCGCCGTCTTCGTCGCCTCGTTCGCGACGGCGTTCGTGAACCCCACGGCGCTTGGCACCACGGCCAGGACGTGCCTCCCGTTCATGCTCGCTTCCACTGTACTGGGATACATGGTTGGTTCTGG GTTACCGGCTGGTATCAAGAAATTGTTACACCCGATCATCTGCTGCGCGCTTTCTGCGAATTTGTCGGCGGTCGCATATGGGTACCTCTCCGGGTCCGGAATCGATGCCGCGCTAG GTGATTACCTGACAAAGGTGCCATCGAATCCTGGAGCTGGTGACGTCCTGATGGGATTTCTTGGGTCTGTCATCTTATCATTTGCCTTCTCAATGTTCAAGCAGAGAAAG CTTGTAAAGAGGCACGCGGCAGAAATTTTCACGTCGATCGCCATTGCATCGACATTCTCCCTGTACTCCACAGCCATCCTAGGACGGTTGATTGGGCTGGAGCCAACGTTAACCATCTCCATATTGCCAAGGTGTATAACCGTGGCGTTGGCTCTGAGCATAGTGTCTTTCTTTGAAG GTGCAAACACTTCTCTGACGGCTGCCGTGGTTGTTCTGACGGGCCTGATCGGCGCCAACTTTGTGCAAGCGGCCATGGATAAGCTTGGCCTCAACGACCCCATCGCCAGAGGGATCGGAACAGCCTCCAG TGCTCATGGGTTGGGAACCGCGGCGCTGTCGGCCAAGGAGCCTGAGGCGCTCCCTTTCTGCGCCATCGCCTACGCGCTCACCGGCATTTTTGGCTCCCTGATCTGCTCCTCTCCGGCCGTCAGGCAAAGCCTGGTGTTCATAGCCGGCTGA